The genome window AAGACCTGCGTcctcatattgatgcgacggcaGAAAAGGGCAGACTTTTTGAAAAGGCGACAACTTCTGGCCATGCCATGTCATGGAATCCATTATCTCTCAGTGACCATCGATTGGTTCGTCCCAGAAACATATAGCGCAGAACAATACGAGTGTACAAATCCGACGTCACCTTGTTCATACTGTGAAACGAGTAAATTGGAGTCTGCTAGAAACTTCCTTTCTGAAATGTTTTAATTAGAGGAAATCCCGCCGTTTGTGTAGCTCAGCAAAGTAGAGAAATAATATAATACCAACTGAAAGTGAAAACTCCATTCCATTGTACTTCATTTCTGATTTATTTAGATCACTCTGCCACCCGCCGATTCGTTTGATCCTTTGGATAAAGCAATGCCTTGGGGTTTCACAGATATTTTATCTTGTGGATTCTGCACAACAACATAAGTCAGTTTTTCGTCGGGCGTCACTATCGTCTCATGCTGTTTGGTTCGCACCCTTAAAAACAGGACGTCGTCCTCAGGGTCTATATTTTGTACTGCATATTTCGATTTCTGCATTAACTGCGTCCACATGCCAGCATGCTCCAAACTCCGCTGCTCTTCCAGTGTAGTGCGGACAGGATTCCCAGCTGCGTTCAAAATGACAACATCCACGATCCCAGGTTGTTCGCAAATTTGCCTAAAAGCCTCCTCGACGTAAGAATGCGTTCTTTTGGAGGAAGCCTAAGTAGGTGGGATAGGAAGGAAGATATAAAAGGATAAAAAACTTCGACTTTGATCTAGCTGTTCTTACCATCAATAAAAATATCCGTATCGCTCGGTGCCTAGTAAATAACTGAATCAACACCGCAGACAGTTCATTAAAAATCAGAAAGGCAAACAAAGGGAT of Hermetia illucens chromosome 4, iHerIll2.2.curated.20191125, whole genome shotgun sequence contains these proteins:
- the LOC119655355 gene encoding dynein light chain roadblock-type 2-like, with protein sequence MASSKRTHSYVEEAFRQICEQPGIVDVVILNAAGNPVRTTLEEQRSLEHAGMWTQLMQKSKYAVQNIDPEDDVLFLRVRTKQHETIVTPDEKLTYVVVQNPQDKISVKPQGIALSKGSNESAGGRVI